The Polaribacter sp. HaHaR_3_91 genomic sequence GCTAGCGGGTACATCTAGTTACAGTTTTGGCAAACTATTAAGTTTGGCGTTTGATAATATTGTGTCTTTTTCTAATAAGCCTTTAAAGATTTTTGTAAAGTTTGGGTTTTTGCTTGTATTTATTTCTGTATTAATGATTGTCTACAACTTATATTTAAGTTTATCTAATCATATTGTTGTTAAAGGATATTCAACTATTATTATTTCAATATGGTTTTTATCGGGTTGTTTAATTTCTATTATGGGGGTTATCGGCGTGTATTTAGGTAAAGTATTTGATAAAGTAAAAGCAAGACCCTCTTATATTGTATATCAAAAAAAGAATATATGATAGTAGAATACTTAGAATGGGATTCGATTTTTTTTGGAGTTGATGTTTATAGAGGTAAATGCAAAAGTGCTGTAAAAGCTAACGAAATACAACTTAATAAAGGATTGACTTATTTGTTTTGTGAAGAAGAGGTAAAGTTATTAGAGAAATATTTATTTGATGTTAAAGTTACTTTTACTAAAATATTGACTCATAGAAGAATAGGGATAGATCCTAAAATAATTTCTTATCCTTTAGGTAATAAGGTTTCTAGAGAATTACTTAATTTAACTTATCAAAGTGGTCAGTATTCAAGATTTAAAATAGACCCTAAAATACCCAATGATAAATTTTTAGAATTTTATAAATTATGGATTTTAAACTCTGTAAATAGAAGTTTTAGTGATGAGGTATTTACCTATAAAATTGACGGAATTGATGTAGGTCTGATTACCTTAAAAAAGGATAAAGAAACCTGTAAAATTGGTTTGTTGTCTGTTGATGAAGTTCAGAGAGGTAAAAAAATAGGGAGTAAGTTAATGTTGGCAGCAGAAAAGTGGGCACAAGACAATGAATGTAAAGAAATATTGGTCGAAACTCAAGAACAAAATAAAATTGCTGTCGCATTTTATAAGAGAATGAAATATAATATTGTGCAAAAAGAATATATCTATCATTTATGGAGGTAAATACTGTAATTCCATTTAACAAGCCTTACCTAACAGGTAACGAAACAAAATATATAGAACAAGCGGTAGCTTCTGGTAAAATTTCTGGTAATGGAATTTTTACGCAAAAATGTCAGCATTTTTTTGAAGAAAGATATGGAATAAAAAAAACACTGCTTACAACTTCTTGTACAGATGCACTAGAGATGTGTGCTATTTTATTAGGGATAAAAGAAGGAGATGAAGTTATTATGCCTTCTTATACGTTTGTGTCTACAGCGAATGCTTTTGTGTTAAGAGGCGCTAAAATTGTGTTTGCAGATTCTAGAGCAGATCAACCTAATATTGATGAAAATAAGCTAGAAGACTTAATTACATCAAAAACAAAAGCAATTGTTGTAGTACATTATGCAGGTGTAGCTTGCGAAATGGATACAGTTATGGCATTGGCTAAAAAATATGGAATTTATGTGGTTGAAGATGCCGCCCAAGCGATAGAATCTTTTTACAAAGGAAAAGCATTAGGAAGTATTGGTCATTTGTCGGCATTTTCTTTTCACGAAACAAAAAATGTAATTAGTGGAGAAGGTGGTTTGTTGGGTATTAATGATGAGCAATTTATAGATAGAGCAGAAATTATTTGGGAAAAAGGCACCAATCGTTCTGCTTTTTTTAGAGGAGAAATAGATAAATATGGATGGGTAGATGTGGGGTCTTCTTTTTTACCATCAGAAATCATTGCGGCTTTCTTATGGGCACAATTAGAAAATTTAGAAGATATTCAGCAAAGAAGAAAAGAAATTTGGAATACATATTATAAGTTTTTTAAAGAAGAGGAAAAGGTGTCATTACCAGTGGTGCCCGATTATGCAACAAATAATGCACACATGTTTTATGTGCTTTTAACATCTTTAAAGAAAAGAAATGAGTTTATTGCAAGTTATAAAGAAAGAGCAATAAATCCTGTTTTTCATTATGTAAGCTTGCATTCTAGTCCTTATTTTAAAGACAAACATGATGGCAGGCAACTACCTAATTGTGATAGATATGCAGATACGTTGGTAAGAATGCCTTTGTATTATGAGTTGGAACAATCTTGTGTTATTTATGAATAAGAAAAATATTTTAAATTTATTTGTAGGTTTTAGTATTCTAACCACTAGTGTTTATGCAGCTATAAGATTGTTGTCAATATTTATTCAGACAGGACTTATAAGAGATGAAGTTTTTTTTATTAAAGGATTTGATGTTTTTATAGATTCTGGGTTTTCAGAGGCAAATGTTTTAGGAAATTCAACTTTCTTTAATTGTATTTCCTTTTTATTTTATCAAGTAGGTGTAGAAAGGGTAATGGCAATGAGAATGACTAGCTTGTTTTTTGGTCTGGCTAGTATTTTATTACTTTGGTTGTTTGTTAAAAGAAATTATAGTTATTTACCCAAACTCTATAGAAGATCCATT encodes the following:
- a CDS encoding N-acetyltransferase; the encoded protein is MIVEYLEWDSIFFGVDVYRGKCKSAVKANEIQLNKGLTYLFCEEEVKLLEKYLFDVKVTFTKILTHRRIGIDPKIISYPLGNKVSRELLNLTYQSGQYSRFKIDPKIPNDKFLEFYKLWILNSVNRSFSDEVFTYKIDGIDVGLITLKKDKETCKIGLLSVDEVQRGKKIGSKLMLAAEKWAQDNECKEILVETQEQNKIAVAFYKRMKYNIVQKEYIYHLWR
- the rffA gene encoding dTDP-4-amino-4,6-dideoxygalactose transaminase; translated protein: MEVNTVIPFNKPYLTGNETKYIEQAVASGKISGNGIFTQKCQHFFEERYGIKKTLLTTSCTDALEMCAILLGIKEGDEVIMPSYTFVSTANAFVLRGAKIVFADSRADQPNIDENKLEDLITSKTKAIVVVHYAGVACEMDTVMALAKKYGIYVVEDAAQAIESFYKGKALGSIGHLSAFSFHETKNVISGEGGLLGINDEQFIDRAEIIWEKGTNRSAFFRGEIDKYGWVDVGSSFLPSEIIAAFLWAQLENLEDIQQRRKEIWNTYYKFFKEEEKVSLPVVPDYATNNAHMFYVLLTSLKKRNEFIASYKERAINPVFHYVSLHSSPYFKDKHDGRQLPNCDRYADTLVRMPLYYELEQSCVIYE